Proteins encoded by one window of Thermodesulfobacteriota bacterium:
- the serC gene encoding 3-phosphoserine/phosphohydroxythreonine transaminase, with protein sequence MKYNRIYNFNAGPAALPLEVLEEIKESFLNFDSSGMSITEISHRSKWFDDVINDAVARTKRLLSLDDNFHVLFIQGGASMQFCMIPMNFLSGDKSADYVDTGTWSTKAIKEAQIQGKAIKVVASSEDKNYSYIPQDIPFSSDATFVHITSNNTIKGTQWAAFPDTKGVPLIADMSSDIMSRPFDAEKFGFIYAGAQKNIGPAGVCMAIIRDDFLNMVPDTLPSMLKYSTYATKNSMYNTPPCFAVYTIQLVLKWLEETIGGLDKMESFNQEKGQLIYNFLDSSDFYRATAQADSRSLMNVTFRLPNEDLEKRFVQEALENDLGGLKGHRSVGGCRASIYNATPLQAIETLVDFMKNFADKNG encoded by the coding sequence ATGAAATACAATCGAATTTACAACTTTAACGCCGGACCTGCCGCCCTTCCCCTTGAGGTGCTTGAGGAAATCAAAGAATCATTCTTAAACTTTGACTCGTCCGGAATGTCGATTACTGAAATCAGCCACCGGTCCAAATGGTTTGACGATGTGATAAACGATGCGGTTGCCAGAACCAAGCGACTGTTAAGCCTGGACGACAACTTTCATGTCCTGTTTATCCAGGGAGGCGCCAGCATGCAATTTTGCATGATTCCCATGAATTTTCTTTCCGGAGATAAGTCTGCCGACTATGTGGATACGGGGACGTGGTCCACCAAGGCAATAAAGGAGGCCCAAATTCAGGGCAAGGCGATCAAAGTGGTGGCCTCTTCTGAAGATAAAAACTATTCATACATCCCCCAGGACATTCCATTCAGCAGCGATGCGACATTTGTCCACATTACCTCCAATAACACCATCAAAGGAACCCAATGGGCAGCGTTTCCCGATACCAAGGGGGTTCCTTTAATTGCCGACATGTCCTCCGACATCATGAGCCGGCCCTTTGACGCTGAGAAATTCGGTTTTATTTATGCAGGTGCCCAAAAAAATATCGGCCCTGCCGGTGTATGCATGGCCATCATACGGGACGATTTTTTAAATATGGTGCCCGACACACTGCCTTCCATGCTGAAATATTCAACCTATGCGACTAAAAATTCCATGTATAACACTCCTCCATGTTTTGCGGTTTATACCATTCAACTGGTGTTAAAATGGCTGGAAGAAACCATAGGCGGCCTTGACAAGATGGAATCATTCAACCAGGAGAAGGGGCAGCTTATTTACAATTTTCTCGATTCCAGCGACTTTTACCGGGCAACGGCCCAGGCGGACAGCCGTTCTTTGATGAACGTCACCTTCCGCCTTCCCAATGAAGACCTGGAAAAGCGCTTTGTCCAGGAAGCATTGGAAAACGACCTTGGCGGTCTGAAGGGGCACCGCAGCGTGGGGGGCTGCAGGGCCTCCATTTATAATGCAACCCCTTTACAAGCTATAGAAACCCTGGTCGATTTTATGAAAAATTTTGCCGACAAAAACGGCTAA
- a CDS encoding aldehyde ferredoxin oxidoreductase C-terminal domain-containing protein codes for MDKILRIDMGADGGPKIDVQPVGDYAGLGGRAMTSGIVAKEVPPLCHPLGENNKLVIAPGMLSGSAAVQSGRISVGCKSPLTGGIKEANSGGQGAQVLARLGYAAIVLEGKPKDDTLFKVFINKDGVKIEPDNSLKMLGNYDLVDKMKGAYGDKIACVSIGPAGEMKMSAASVAFTDMELRPTRHAGRGGVGAVMGSKGVKVIVLDDSGTSFRAPKDPDKFKEANKAFTQGLKKHPVTGEGLPAYGTNVLTNVVNEAGGYPTNNFASGRFDGASKISGETQAETETARGGKATHGCHKGCIIQCSGIYNDKDGNFLTKQPEYETVWAHGGNCGIDDLDSIAMLDRLDDDFGLDTIEMGATIGVAMEAGIAKFGDAEAAINLIKEVGQGTPLGRILGNGAAVTGKVFGVERVPVVKGQALPAYDPRAVQGIGVTYATSTMGADHTAGYAVATNLLKVGGDVDPLKPEGQVELSRNLQIATAAVDATGMCLFIAFAILDQEDTFQALLDLISGFTGAPLTADDVTNLGKAILKNEREFNEKAGFTNKDDRLPEFFNKEALPPHNIAFQVSDDELDQVYNW; via the coding sequence ATGGACAAAATTTTAAGGATAGACATGGGAGCCGATGGCGGCCCCAAGATCGATGTTCAACCTGTCGGTGACTATGCCGGTCTTGGCGGTCGTGCCATGACCTCCGGAATTGTCGCAAAGGAGGTCCCGCCCCTTTGTCACCCCCTGGGGGAAAATAACAAGCTGGTTATCGCACCGGGTATGCTTAGCGGCAGCGCTGCCGTTCAGTCGGGCCGAATTTCCGTTGGTTGTAAGAGCCCGCTTACCGGTGGAATCAAGGAGGCCAACTCCGGAGGACAGGGTGCCCAGGTTCTTGCCAGGCTGGGATATGCAGCTATCGTTCTGGAAGGAAAACCGAAAGATGATACCCTGTTCAAAGTATTCATCAACAAGGACGGTGTAAAAATAGAACCTGACAACAGCTTGAAAATGCTGGGGAACTATGACCTTGTCGACAAAATGAAAGGGGCCTACGGGGATAAGATTGCCTGTGTCTCCATCGGGCCTGCCGGTGAAATGAAGATGTCGGCCGCTTCGGTGGCTTTTACCGACATGGAGTTGCGGCCCACCCGTCATGCGGGACGTGGCGGCGTAGGTGCGGTCATGGGTAGCAAGGGAGTCAAGGTAATCGTGCTCGATGACAGCGGAACCTCATTCAGAGCGCCCAAAGATCCCGATAAGTTCAAGGAAGCCAACAAGGCCTTTACCCAGGGCCTGAAAAAACATCCGGTGACTGGTGAAGGTCTTCCGGCTTACGGAACCAATGTTTTGACCAACGTGGTCAATGAAGCCGGCGGATATCCCACCAATAATTTTGCATCGGGCCGTTTTGACGGTGCTTCCAAGATCAGCGGTGAAACCCAGGCTGAAACGGAAACCGCCCGCGGCGGCAAGGCCACCCACGGCTGCCACAAAGGATGCATCATTCAATGCTCCGGGATTTATAATGACAAGGACGGCAACTTCCTAACCAAGCAACCGGAATATGAAACGGTATGGGCCCATGGCGGCAACTGCGGAATTGACGATCTGGATTCAATTGCCATGCTTGATCGTCTTGATGACGATTTCGGACTCGACACCATTGAAATGGGTGCCACCATCGGTGTGGCCATGGAAGCGGGAATCGCCAAGTTCGGAGATGCAGAGGCAGCCATTAACCTGATCAAAGAAGTCGGCCAAGGAACCCCATTGGGGCGCATCCTGGGAAACGGCGCTGCGGTAACCGGTAAAGTATTCGGCGTTGAAAGAGTTCCGGTGGTCAAAGGCCAGGCCCTTCCGGCTTATGATCCCAGAGCGGTTCAGGGTATTGGGGTCACCTATGCCACCAGCACCATGGGGGCGGATCACACCGCAGGTTATGCGGTTGCCACCAACCTTTTAAAGGTGGGAGGCGATGTGGACCCCTTGAAGCCCGAAGGACAGGTAGAGCTTTCCAGGAATCTTCAAATCGCCACCGCGGCTGTCGATGCCACCGGCATGTGTCTATTTATTGCCTTTGCCATTTTGGATCAGGAAGACACCTTTCAGGCGCTGCTCGATTTAATCAGCGGTTTTACCGGTGCGCCTCTGACCGCCGATGATGTCACCAATCTGGGAAAAGCGATTCTCAAAAACGAAAGAGAATTCAATGAAAAGGCCGGTTTCACCAATAAGGATGACCGTCTGCCTGAATTTTTTAACAAAGAGGCCTTGCCGCCCCATAACATTGCCTTCCAGGTTTCAGATGACGAACTGGATCAGGTGTATAACTGGTAG